acatctctaGATTATGCATAAAACTCATGgtgacagcaggtttacatggcatcacaatgttacagctacagacttagcagaaaagaccaagtcacagaaatcagcaacatcaggGAGGCTACTtggcatgcttgtgctagtcaccacatagatcacaaaaaatATAATACAAGTACCCCTGTAAAGATagcatgatgtagttcaaaacacatgtagaactcatgctcataggatgcacacacaaaatgcaataaaaaagacaaatcaccaagctctgtaaacagacagcagttaacatcatatagcactctggCAACGATGATTaaggcatcaagatggactcaaacaaaCATGACACAATGGAatgaaatgaagagcatctcatgatgaacattttgatatattatgcATGCAAATTGGAGCAGCGAGCACGAAGTTACAGCAGGTCAAATTATGCACTATAAAATGATTTCTCAGGGACTTAACCAGAAATATACCCTCCGAAAAATTGGACGGGGAGGACCCTGGACGGCGCGGAGCGGGACGGGGAAGCGCGTTTGGATGGCCGGGCGGGTGGATCTCGTCCCACCCGCCGGATCCGGCGACGAGGCGCCCGGCGACGGGGCCGGCGAGGTCGACGGGCGGCGGAGCGGGGCGCCGGCGAGCGGGAGGCCGAGGGGCGGCGGCGCACCGGCGGCGAGGTGaggtcgggcgacggcggcgtagGTTGACCGACGGCGGGGTcaaaggcggcggtggcggaggggCGGCGGCGAACCTCCGGCGGGAGGCGCGGCCCTGGGAGGCGAAGGGCGCGGACGGCGGCGCGGGAAGCCGGGCCGGGGAGGGCCTGGCTCGGGCTCGGCGGGCCCGCTGTGGAGGGGAGCCGGCGGGGCGACGTGGCAGCGCCGAATTGGCTACGGACGGCGGCGGGATTTCGTCCAGCGCGAgttggacgtgtccggcggcggagtggggaagattgctagggtttcatctgcgaaTTTGGACGGGAAGGgcatatttatagctagagggagctagaagagtccaaatgaggcatgattttcgcccacacgatcatgatcgaacaaccgagagcatggaggggttTTGAATGGGCTCATGGGGTGTTGGGCTGCACAAAAGAGGGATttacggttacccggttaaccgttggggcattaaacgaccttcaaatggaacgaaatttgacgggcggtctaccggtgctataccaaggccactcgacaaatctcggcccattccgagaacgtttttctcccgctgacgaaacaaggtctgagaggggcgacgggcgcgtgcgagtgtggttgggctcagaacggacaacggaAAGAACCGACGGAACccgaatggatgcaagttttgaaaaacatgcagatgaaatgcagatgatgacatggcaaaatgcaacacgcagaCAAATGACATGGCACCGACGACGAATAACTCGAAGACACCTGACGCATCGATTCGGGGCGTTACACATCATCAGTTGAAGGAGGAGCTAGATGACCATTGTCTTTGATGGTGTCGCTCCATCATTGGTCAAAGGCGATCTTGAACCCTTCTTTGTGGTGTTTTCTACGTGGGTTAGGCATGAGGAATAATTTGTGTAGGTTTTTTACTGGCCGGAGTTGGGTGTGTTGTTGTAACTGACTTAAGTGGATGGGCTCCCCACCACTTTTTCCTGGTGGGTTTTTTATGCATGCTTGTGCGTATTCAGGCAAAAAAAAAGACATGAGATTGATGAGGTATTTATGTACACTTCAATGAAAAAATCCTTCGGCCCACTAGTATATGTGACATATTTTTAGCAACATTTAGTGACATAAGGTCCCATGACATTTGAATATCCACACCACCTATTAATGGTGAGAGCTACCAGAAAAACatattctttttttttgcgagTCGAGAAAACATATTCAGAACTATATCCGTATCAGAATGACTATTTATCTTAAGGAACCATGAAATGATATCACCGCTGATTCATCCTATAATAAATAAGTAGCAACATAAAAAGCGTGCACTGCTATATTTGAAATGTGTACAGAATTGCTCATTTTCCGGATTACAAATTCATGAAATCCAGGAGAGGTAATCTAAATTTTGGTATCCACGTTTTCTGTGATTTTGACATGACTAAAATACCCCAACAATAATTTATTTATCTTGTGATGATGTTAGCCAAAAGTTATTAGAATGAATTGTCAGGTATTTATATGCACAAAACTGAAAATTAATTATAATTTTAGATTACTGTTTTTCATGCCATCTAAAGTATAATATTCGAATGTCAACTACACATAGTTTGTACTATAGAAACATAGACCTTTCATAACTGTTAGAGGATGCAATGGTTCTACATAATTGTGAAAATCTGTATTTTCTTTTTCTAAAAAAAGATCGATACGTACTACGGAAAACTGAGTCTGAAGGGGCTTGTAACTTGCTGAAATGAGAAACGCGTGAACTTCATACTTGAAATGAATGAGAGTAAGCAAGCGTATAATCCTGCAGCAAATGCAGAAATTTGGACAACGTAAACAAATCCAAGGACATAGACATACTCCCTCCGCCGGGTCAAAAACGcgcttatattatgggacggggGAGTAGATTGGAATTCTGGACCGAGAGTACTAATGTGATGCCACAGAATAACTGCATGTACCAAAAAACAGTGCTAACTTTGCTATCTCGCTCAGCAGAACGAATAAAACAGCTTGAAGCAATGAAAAATGACTGGCCATCATTTCTGGTCTGAGTATAACACCATGTATAATCATCAAAACCCTTTTACACCTCTCGCCACTTTAGAAAGGTATATATTACATTGCCAACGCAAACGTTTCACATTGCAAATACTACACAACAGAACCCAGGAATAGATATGCTCAGATGCTGGGGAAAAGAACTACTCCAACTGCAGTGAAAAACAATACCATCTTCAGACACTAGAACTAGAAATAAGGAACTCGCAGATCAGCACATCCAGTGACAAAAAGAGAATCCACAGAAGCGACGAGCAAGGGTTGGAAAATATCATAGAATCTCCAGCACTGCATATCAAATGCCAAAAATCAAGTCCAAAGTTTTTGCCAATACTGATTTTGCTGGCATGGCAACACTTCCTGTTGAACACCCCATGTCTCTGTTAACATTTCTGCCAGCTTTTGGGTCATAGGGACGTGGGAGATCTCCTAAATTGCTTGATGCCCCTGCATTCTGTATAGATGATTTCGAAGGCAAGGAAACCATGAAGCCCTTATAATTGCTCTCACTCATCTTCTCATCCATTTGCCGCTGCACTGGATCAGTAATTTTAACCCCAATTGCAACGCCACTAAACAGCTGGATTCCATTCTTTTCAAGGGCCCTTCGAGCATCGTATTGGTGCTTCACGAGCAAAAACAATATATTAGTCGACAGCGAGAAAAATGTTAAGATGTTCTGTAGGTACTAGAAAAACAGAACAACCACAAGAAAATCTACATAGAAGTATGGCTGCATTGGTTCCTAATCAAGTAAATGTTCCAAAGTAACCGCAGAGAATGAAGAGAAAGATATACAGAAGTCTAGGGATGTATTCACTCAATTTTCTAAATAACGCCAATGGTACAAAATTCTCAGCAAGGGAAGAACTTTTTGAACGTATTATAACTATTTGCTGCTGTTTTATGATTTCTTTCTGTCTAGAAATAAACCGCTGCGTTTCAGAAAGGAAAGGAAAGGCTATAAGATACTGTATCATGATTATGATACATGCTTAGTGATCCAAGTAAAACAGCCTGACTCCCGTAAATTTAGTACTACATTCATGTCTAAAGATGTGACTAAGTAGATCAAAAACCATATCGTACTAATTGAAACTGATAGGACACTGCAATATTGGGGCATGATTGGTTTGCTACCAAAAATTGGCTATCCGGTGTTTTGGCATCAAACCAAGCATGCCCAGAGCATCTTAAGACGAAAAATAAAGGCTAGAAGGGCAATTAGCCTTTTGAATCAAATAACCATAACTTGTTATGGTCGATGCAGTTACGAAAGGTTGATTTATGAGTTACGAAGAAAAACAGGCAGCTCGCGACAGTAGCAGAGAGCTAGTGAAAGGGGCTACCTGATACAATATGTGAAGCCAATTACCATCTCCTGGGCCAGAGCAGTGTCTCAGTATCACCCCACACTTCCCAAACTCTCGCAGAACAAGGTTGGTCTCCCTCGCGGTGAATCTGCAAACGAAGCGAAAAATTACATACCACTGTCAAACTTTCATGGCTGTTTAGTCCATCTCGTGAAGCGTCACACACCCTCCCCTTACCCGAACACGGTGACCCACTCCTCCCCGTCGGCCCCCGTGACGCTCGCTGATGGAGCCGTCCTGGACGGCGCAGGAAACGGAATCACCGGCGATCGCACCTCCTCGTTCGCCGCACGAGTAGGAGGCGGCGATGGCGGGGGCAGCGCGAGGACCTCTTTACGGGCCGGCTCCACGATCCAGTCACTCAGCGAGCACGGACCGGGGGGAATGGCGCGGGAGCGGTCCCATGAGGGCGGGCGACTGGCGGAGGAAGCGCGTGTGGGTGGGGATGGGGATGGAGCGACAGGGAGGAGGTTGGAGGCGGATCGATCAGGGGAGAAATCCTGTGCGTATAGGCGGTCGTCGAGGGTGaaaacgggcggcggcggcggcggcgtggatGAGGGGTCGAGGGACCCGGAGGTCCGGTGGGAAGGGATGGCACGGGCGAGGTCGCGGAAGAAGGGGGACTGCCTCCCGCCGGTGGTGGGTGTGCGGCGCGGCGGGGACGACGAGGGGGAGGCCATGGTAGGCGGTACGACGGTCGGTCAGAGCGCGACGAGACAGGGTTTTGTGTTTGGGTTTTGATTTGAGGGGTCCGTAATTGAGTATTCTTCGGTTCAGACCTGGCCAGATGGGCCGGCAGGGCCTACCTAAACGGGCCAGGCAGGCCTAAACGGGGCAGGCAGGGAACTCCAACAAGGAAATAGGACGGCCCATCGGCATGTTTAGCCCACCAGCCCCCTTATTTTGGGTTGTTTTGGCCTATTTTGGTTGTTTGGAAGAGCTAAtacataaaaaataaataaagaatccTAAAAAAAAAGGGCCGTGTCCAGCCTCGTAGCCCAGACACGGCCCTAGGGCGGGCCACGTGCCGGCACGACCAATTATAAACATGTCGGCCATGCCCACCACGGACCGGGCATGTGGGCCATCAAGACGGCACGTCGGGACCGGCCCATTTGGTCACCTTTGCATCAGTTGTGTTTAATGGACGGGGCGTATGGAAGAAAGTAGATGATACCCCGCGCATTGTTGTGGAAACATGTGAGAAAAAGCTGCAACAATATTATTTCTGATGAGATTTGGTTGTCTTCAATTTGAAATGAGTCTAAAGATTAAAAATACGTATCACGGGGAAACATGTGGGAAAAAGCAGCAATAATATTATTTTCTGATGAGATTTGATTGTCTTCAATTTGAAATTAGACTAAAGATTAAAAATACATATCACTTGTTGTATTTTACTATTATATAGATGTAAAAATATATTTATCAAGTAATATTTCTTATGCATGTTGAGAGAAATAAAGTATTATGGTTATAGTGGGATGTGTGCATGTTAAGTGACTTAGTATAGGCATGCATGCATGTTAAGAGAAATAAAGTAGTGGAGTTGATGATGTGACATGTGTGCATGTTAAAATAAATACAAATTATGGGGATTAACTACTTAAGTATATAGGAATTTGTAAAAGTGTTGTAATGTTTTGTACGGAAACACTTCGGAATAGAAGGCTATCAAAATTCCAACGAAAAACTATGTCACATATAAATTTTTATTGGATTTTGTCAAGATGCAAGAGTTCACGGAAGTTTTTTTTTGGCATTTTTGCATGCACATTTCTCCCAAGTTGCTCTAGGAAAAGGCTAAGATTCACTTGCCTCGTCCAGGTTAAAGCACCTTCAGGCAGCCCATATTCAAGGGCGCGGCTTTGTCTCGCTTATAGCGAGAAAGGGCCAGTGGGTGCTATATATCGCCGGTAGCGAGTCCTAAGTAAGTCTCGGCGCTGGTGGTAGGCAGATGGTCCGGCCCAGTACGGGTTCTCGGAAACGAATTTTCAGGAAAGCTTTTGACCTTTTTCCGTGTGGTTTTCCCCTGTTTTTGTCTCTCTACTGGTTTTGACCAGTTTTTCACGTGATTTTTTCCTGGTTTTGACTGTTTTTCCTGTGGTTTGTTTACCTATTTGTTTCTGTCTTTCTCTCACCAATTCTCTTCGATTTTCTGTGTGTCATCAAAAGTTTTCTTAgttttttcctatttttttctTTTATCAACACATGTCTACTTTTTTCAATACATATTGTAACACTTGTCTAATACAcattgaattttttttaaatatgtgaTTTATATTTTCTTAAATACATTTGTTTTGAATATTTgttaaacatttttcaaatctGTGCTGAGAAGGATTACAAATCATTTTTAACTAGGTGGGCAATCATTTTACATTGTATATTTTTTTAGAAATTTCACAACATATTTTTTGAAATGCCgaaacatttaaaaaaatgtcaTGTACATTTTTTAATTAATATAATATTTTTTTAAATTGTATAATGATTATTTAAATTTTCAGAACATTTTATGTGCCTTTTCTGAattaaattttaaaaaatgttcagacATTTCAAAAATATCTTTCTGACATTTTTTTATCAATATACAATGGAAAAAATGTTCCCACAGTTTAACATGTATTCcatttttaaaaaaatattttaagaattattaatcatgtatttaaaaatgttaaacgtgtataaaacTGCTTTAGATGTATACAAAGTTTTACAATGTTTATGGAAAAAGAAATCAAAACATATATTTCAAAAAT
The Aegilops tauschii subsp. strangulata cultivar AL8/78 chromosome 3, Aet v6.0, whole genome shotgun sequence genome window above contains:
- the LOC109764060 gene encoding nuclear pore complex protein NUP35-like, with protein sequence MASPSSSPPRRTPTTGGRQSPFFRDLARAIPSHRTSGSLDPSSTPPPPPPVFTLDDRLYAQDFSPDRSASNLLPVAPSPSPPTRASSASRPPSWDRSRAIPPGPCSLSDWIVEPARKEVLALPPPSPPPTRAANEEVRSPVIPFPAPSRTAPSASVTGADGEEWVTVFGFTARETNLVLREFGKCGVILRHCSGPGDGNWLHILYQHQYDARRALEKNGIQLFSGVAIGVKITDPVQRQMDEKMSESNYKGFMVSLPSKSSIQNAGASSNLGDLPRPYDPKAGRNVNRDMGCSTGSVAMPAKSVLAKTLDLIFGI